tgatttcacaatatcattctcacattacatatctgtgtcttatttattcacatagttatttatttcatcttgacctatttatttatttaattttgaacactTTGGAGTTCCATAGCTAACAACCTATCAACTCTATTATGGTCTAGTAAAAGCGTGCTTGTAGTAGTAACACCATATAGCGTCATGTAGTAAAATGCCTGTCCTGCGCTTACAAACGTGTAACAAACGGAATAACAAACTACACGCGAAAACTGTCTTAGTGCAGACTGCTAGTGGACTTTTAATTCCACTAGCCGTTAAAAGGTAAAAGCTAATGCAGTAAGGTAAGCTAGCTAACTCACTGTGGTGACCGTGTCCCCTCCTTCTTCTTGGATTTGGAAGTCCGCTGTACCCCGCTATTGTGGGAGGATGGCTCATTCTGTTTAACGTCCCTTCTCTTCATTATTTAAGGTCAGTTATATTGAACAAAAAGAGACTTTATCTATACAGCTAAACGTCTGGGACAGTTATATGGCTCGCAAGGAACTTCAGCAAACTTTGACCGAAGTCCGTTCAAAGACCTGATTCGCGGTGAAAGGGCGGTGCCAGAGGCTGTTAAGGTAGCACATGTTTGCACTACAAAGCACAATATATGTTACACACCTTAAGACAGCAATCTATACAGCTCGATACAGTCTGTGGCAAAGGGTGTCAAACATCAGGTCCGGGGTCAGAAGCAAGAGTCCAGTCTGGCTCTCTGCAAGGCTTTGTGAACAGGGGCATAAatctttttaaagcttttcctcCTAATAAAAACCTGCGTCTTGGCCATTCACCACAACCACAAAGTAATTAAGTGATAGATAAACAACTAAATGATAGAAAAGGCTCAGTTCTTTCACTATCTActaaaaaaagcatttaaaggAGAGTTTGGGCAAAATACTTCCTAAAATTAAGTATTATGTAAGTACTCTTCGGGAATACTTCTCCAGGCTACCTGAAGTTCCCCAACATtactgactgaaatgcagccccaaaacACTGCAGAGATTTAGGGCTGTAGACATTAACTGTTATCCCTCTCGCTTTACCTCCCTTGCACATATTGATCACTAATTGAACCAACAATTTAAAATGTGGATTCCTCACTCCATAAGACATgcttcttgtgtaatttgacgCACCTCAGCCTTTCCTCCCTGTTTCTCATCATTAACAATGGCTACTTGCCTGCCAGCCTTCCACTGAGAGCATTTTTCAttgatcaactgaagggccagatgcatctttcaggtcctgtgtcaggtctttccTGACGTTTTATGTGTTTCATGAGGACATGATTTTCTGATCCAGTATTTTAGACCTGACACTTCTTCTTTTGCCCCACACTTGTCCAGTATTGTGAGACTTATTTAATAGCGTGCTGAACACCGTGTAAAACGTTTTCAGCTAAGAGCCCTTAGAGAATCTCATTTCTGGtgcaaaaacattattttatgtctgtcaaactgtgttatctatTGCATTTTTTGTAGATTCAGCTAAAGCAATGAGAACATATCATGTGTTATGATACAGGCTGCTAGTGATAAAGAGCCAAAAGATAccatttaaaattgttttttttgatAAGTGTGCTAAGTTATGCGCAGACAGAACTCCAGTCCATTCTTTGAGTAAGTTTATTttaatgcttgaatgattcatagatcAGCATTAAGtgacaaaacaaaacctttgaAAATGGCCAGCTACAAGCACTGGACTGAAACTGACAAGCCTGGAGAGCTACTGCTCAGGAccactttaaaatataaaatataagatgcaaaaaagaaaaaagaaagaaataaaaacagatttgcAATCCACACCAAAAACACTAGTGCACCCTTGGGAGCATTTACTGATCACCGACACTCTGGGAGGTTTCTATACTGCAAGAAATATGTTTTAGATTTTTGGCAGCAGTCACATTGGTGGTGTGTTTGGGAGGAAATGTCAATAAAAACCTTCATGGGGAAAACCTTCACGAAGAACTGTCTGGAGGGTTAATATAAGCTGGGATTAATGCACCAAGCTTGACATGTTCTGGATCAGATAACACATTGAAACCACACAGCGTGCACAATTATTGGCGCACTTTGACTTTGTCATTATTTCTATATGCCTATTTTCCAGCTCTGCATCAGAtgaatgataatgatgatgaggcCTAAAGTGATCCACACCTTGTATTAAGTTGCAGGATTACCTCAGCTACGCTGGAGCACAACCACCTCTGAGTAAGAGTTCTCTGTGCTGTGTTGTAGGGTTCTCTGGTCAAGCCTTGCTCTTGCACTGAAAGTCGTTGTTGTTGactggcactgtataaatacaactgaactGAATCAAAATACATAAAGACACGGGCTGCTGTTACTGCACATCATTACGCATGCATCAAAGTAGTTCACTGTGTATTGTCACTAAGCCAGCACACCTCTCTGAAGAGCATTTGGGAGTCTGCAGTTGCTGTCTTAGTGAAAGTTGACTCTGAGATGAAGAAACGGACACTCCACGATTCAAAGGCTTATGACAGTTATTGAAATGAAAAATTGCTAGGATGGTGGATGCTCATATTATACACggccaaagtttcaaataatgaggtggGTGTATCCTCTATGAGCCAAAAGCTGGGTCTTCATAGGGATCTAAACAttcttttcagtcatttttttctactcttggctcCATTAATGTGGTCATCTAAAGCACTCAGCTCTGGCTGTGAGCACAAaccactttcttttcttttctgtggaAGGAACAGCCATTGAAGACAAAGTTGGTTTAAAGTGATGGggattgcattctgttttttttttttatttacctttgACACAGCAACCCAACTTTTCTGGAATTGGTTTGTAATTGTACACATTTCTATTtctagagagaaaaaaaaaccctccttgCAATGCATTTGCTCAACAACAAAGTTGtgacagcagtttttttttatttcacatcttctttacattaaaaaaaaaatccccaaatgTCATACATTTTCCATCACAACAATCTGAAAGCCTGAATGATGTGGCATGAAAAGGACACTTGAGGACCACTCAGGTTATACAAAGAAAATGAGCAAACGTCTCCAGTAACTCTGTCAGTGTTTGACAGGTGATATTTAGgatgcacagcagagaaaaggCCTCTAAGGACCAGAGATGTCACTGAAATAAATTAAGAGGATGTTGCAGACGACTGCTTTAAGAACTGTTTGGCTTGGGCTGTATGAGGGAACCGACCGAGAGGACATTGGCTGCTGCGGTGGAGCCCTCTGTTAGCTGATGGGTCAGGTAAACACCAAAGGTcacctaaaaaaaaattaaaaaaaaatcacaaaatagcAGAGCGTTTGagttgccacacacacacacacaaacaaacacacaaccacacaaagCATCTACATGAAGGTGCAGTAATTGCTTTTGACTGACCTTCCCGCTGCGGTAAGCAGATAGAGACATTAGCGgctcttttgttttgcttcctgTGTCTTGGTCAATTCCAACCATGTGACATCTTCCACAATGTCCTGCAACCTTCAGGTTAATCACAGAGGGAGCATATTCATTTTGGACAAATCCGCAGTTGAAGATTTCATCATTTATCTCAAAGTGTCAGCTCACCATGAATTGAGTACTGCCAATAACCAAGTGTGACCAATTATCCTCCTCAAACGGTTCGACACCAGCGATGACTAAATTGGCCCGGAAGCGGCTAATGACACTCTGTGTGTCAAGGAGCTGATCGCCCTCAGAATCGTCCTGCCTGAGAAGGCAAATGGGGAAATTGCATGTTAGTTTGCCTTGCTGTGTAAATGACCCACTGTGATGCAAATGTACAGACATCGACGCATCCTGAATATTTCACTGGAGCCATGTGTATTTTGAATAACATGCCATGTGTTCAAACCTGCTGCTCATTAGGTTCTGAATGAGCTCCACGCTGGCACGGCTGATCATGAGATACTGAGCTTCATTTACCAGGGAGAGCGATGTGGAGGTGGCAGCTAGAAGGGAACAACTTCATATTAGCACAGTGAGCTgaggaaaacattttcattaacacTGTCGTTTTAAAAAGTCTGGTAATTGAGGTTTTACTGAAATACAGCATTTGGAAAATGTAAGTGAATCTTGGCACACATCCAAATGCGCACTCACAATTCAACacacaaaatgttttgttgggttACACGGATGAAATCTTCTATCACTGtgtccttgaaatattcttaaaaaaaaaaatcagagaatGTACAAGGAAGTGACAGCTGCAGAAACTGTAGCAGAGAAAGAGCAGCCACAAAAAATGAGATGGTTATAccacaataaatacatttttgttttttaaattaaaaggaAATAATTATTGATTAGATATTATGACAGAAGTTGTCTAGTAAATAAAACTTGTCAAGAAATATTATACTGAAGCAAGAGTTAGTTTTTCCAGACTGCAGAATTGCTCTCTGAGTGCTTATTTGTCAAATTGCCAGTTATGGCCTAACAAATATTAAAGATTCGAGTGAAATTTCACTCGATATGAGGAAATTTACTCAGGCTGTGAAAACAGTTGCAACAAGTTTCTTAGTGCTCTACAGAAAATGGACAATAACCTGAGATCATAACATTCCTAAAGACGTAATCAGCAGTGGTACTGTACACTGGATTGGTGCATAAACTGATGGATTCAGCCATTGTTTTCTTAACTCCGTGCTTTATTAATGctgttattgatttttattttttttttaaatcagttgaCTATGGTTAGCAAGCTCATTTAGCAAGCTCCATAAACTACAGTGGTGGAAAACACAAATGCACTTTGTTTTATGCACATGCAATTTTTTTGGATAGTCTGCACTATACAGTATAGCATATAtacatattaggggtgcaacaatactcgtatcgatattgaaccgttcgatacagtgctttcggttcggtacgcatatgtatcgaacaatacaaaatttgtaatttattttatcaactttccttctgacgatgctgtctgtgttgagcgctcagtaaatctgcgttcgactactcagcctaggctgcactgtcgagcgcagatccactaagcgctcaacacagacagcatcatcagaaggacgagcgcagggcaagctagcgagacagaagttaagctctccttgcaacatggcaaattgaaccttccccaccctcattcagatgtggcgtttggaattattttggttttcatgtgacatatgaccctgaaggtaagcgcgtcatggactaaagtaaaacagtatgttggatgtgccacgcaatgctcaattacatgggtgggaactagtgtgttagcgagcagttagctcgttaacgtgttagccgtctagccccacgcagGGGTAGCTCGATAACggagcactagtgggaacacaacgaatatgactgcacatttacgccgacatcatcctagtgcaaagacaagtggaagcagacaaaaacaacaagcatgcatgttacaaactttacccgagtcatttagacagccgttagcacatgattctccttatggggacctgatatgtttaatattgtggcgagctcagacaaggaggagagggaggtgtcgtttggtcttgcttacCGTGAGCTAGttagggagcacagccgtttattgacatctgcagaagaacactgccgctagctaactcctcagcgcggcaaccgcacagcaacaacaacacacagagcgccctctgaccccggaaggacacaccgtcgcagcgagaaggcgtcacccgtcactatggcaacataaacaaaacataactgtacaaacagaaccccgaacagccctgacccgctacatagcccccgcctaaggggtcagtcgtccccgacgaccccattgccccacacaaagtcctgcaaatgtccaggtgccttcttttggcgcaccgccGGTCACGAcaggcgggggaaaagtcactcgggtcagaacatggggtgccaccatcatcccacttctgacaccaatgtggcgagctcagacaacgaggagacggaggtgttgtttggtcttgcttcccgtgagctagccagggagcacagccgtttattgacatctgcagaagaacactgccgctagctaactgctcagcgcggcaaccgcacagccacaacaacaacacacagggcgccctctgaccccggaaggacacaccgtcgcagcgagagggcgtcacccgtcactatggcaacataaacaaaacataaacaaaacataactgtacaaacagaaccccgaacagccctgacccgctacaatatgctgctgagaatatagcccagaagaagcgtatagtatagcttttattttggaaagagccatttctctgtaataaactctcttttccaaagatgagtgactcctcaatcagatacaggtgttaccgcgccagatccgcggccccgaaccgtagtaaggaaacctctggcagttacttGAAGGTTCCGTAACTGACTCGTAGCCGGCAACAGCTTACTATACAGGTCAACTCCGCTAGCAAAAAGATCGAAGGAGGCGTAGGAAACTGCTTCACCgaactttatttcttctctaaggcacgaacacagcgtacagtgggctgaaacagtttactcacagcgagcatcgccgacacaactctggctgtcgagggagttattatattccttttatttattttctttccgtctcttctgtagctaaccgttactttttccccttctccgctctctctcttcacacacacacacacacacacacacacacacacacacacacacacaccaggcagtcccgctacacacatcccgaatacatttcccatcaggcttcatccttaaagggccatgcctgtaacacagggcttgcaaaatcgggctagcgatttttccagtcgggctaccaaaatctatctctgccctgcccgtcgggctattgtaggaaggaaaaatatatgtcaatgcttttgcattctttcggaaatgtagctgggtaattatgtcactggcatcggtgagccactgtcaatatgtgacatattgaaatcgcgtttgaatttgcgcttgttttttgctttcactttgcaaatatccaggtgccttcttttggcgcaccgccGGTCACGAcaggcgggggaaaagtcactcgggtcagaacatggggtgccaccatcatcccacttctgacaccaatgtggcgagctcagacaacgaggagacggaggtgttgtttggtcttgcttcccgtgagctagccacggagcacagccgtttattgacatctgcagaagaacactgccgctagctaactgctcagcgcggcaaccgcacagccacaacaacaacacacagggcgccctctgaccccggaaggacacaccgtcgcagcaaGAGGGcatcacccgtcactatggcaacataaacaaaacataactgtacaaacagaaccccgaacagccctgacccgctacaatatgctgctgagaatatagcccagaagaagcgtatagtatagcttttattttggaaagagccatttctctgtaataaactctcttttccaaagatgagtgattcctcaatcagatatatttatttttttaattatttttgtttcagcaacattaaatttaaaaactgtacttttgagttaaaatatatatttataattttaataaatgacaaattaaaaaggcatgaacattttttttgtatcgaaaaaatatcgaaccgtgacaccaaagtatcgaaccgaaccgaaccgtgaattttgtgtatcgttgcacccctaatatacacatatacatatatacacatatatatacatatacacacacacatatatacacacacacacacatatatacatatacatatatacacacacacacacacacacacacacacacacacacacacacacacacacagtgtagttGTCATATAGTTGTACTGTTGTTATTAAGTGAGATGTGACCATAGAGATCAAAATTATGTTCTGCAGCTTTTATGTGTATAAATTTGGGCTTTTTAACATTGGAGTCTACAGGGTTTTACTCACTTTTGGAGTAAGCCTCAAGGCCACTCTGGGAACGGCAGCTTTTTTTCCTTATGTGCTTACATCCCTTGGCCTTGTTGCTTAGCTTGGATACAAATAAAAAAGTTCCAAAGATGTGGAGTGTGGGAAATGAagatgtcagaaatgtatattaaaCGCCAGGATAATCTGGAGACTCGCAAAAGGCAGATTTCAAAACAAAGAACGATCGGCATCTGCACAGGCGAGGCTGAGATGTCCTAATTTGCTGTAGCTCAAAAGACACAGCAGTACAATGGCACCGACTTCACATGGCTCCTCTCATCATACTCTTTCAAAGTGGTACGATAAGAAGAACTGTGGTGTCTGGATTTGTGTGCATTCCTCTTCAAGGAGCATAAGTCAGGCCAGTGGTAGCAGCCACAAGTCCATTTGTTCATAACAAAGTGGGAGTGACTCTGAGGTCTGCACAGAGCCTCAAGTTCACCATCTGATGGGGAAATTTAAGTCATGCAGACCCAAGCTGACCGTTGTATACATGCAAAAGTATAAGTAAGTATTTCCTGGTATAATCCTAGCCTTAGATTCTCCCTGGATGCTAAATGTCCAGAGCTTTCAAATCCCTCATCTCCAGTTTGTAGCACAGGCTTGCCATTAAAATCCTGGCTCTCCATACTCAGATTAAGTTCACTTTTATGAAGTCATATTAACTATAACAACTGAACTTGATGcactttatgcatttatttattgtgttttgctTGCCTTTATATTAACACTGACATGGGACAGTACTACAATTTCATTGAACTATTGTACAAAATTTAAGTACACAGTTTTAAGCCACTGAGTTGTGACATTTAACTCATTAATCAGGTATGCACTACTTTTAGATAAGCACTTTAAATATACATATCTTGTGTTTACAAtggaacagccaatcagaaaaacGTTGGCTTAAGGCTGGGAGAGTGAATTAGCTAAAATGGCTTGTGTCAGAGTGGCGCACACAAGCTAGgaataagataaataaggattgtTTTGAACTGTGAGTCATCCAAAGCTACTCCAGTGGAGcccaaaaagaaaatatagagGATGAAATGAACATATTGGGGCATGTTTTCTGCTCCCTTATTAATAATTTTCACACATTGCAAAGTGCAAAAGGAATCAGGTGTGAATGTTTGCTCAGTAGGtgtgattttttaaaatcaaatcgCATGTTCCAGTCTAAATGAGGGATTCACATCCTTGGCTGAGAATCCCTGGCATACGCAGCATTTTCACAGTCTTTCGGATTACAATCTGACGCTCTTAAGCAGTGTTACAGAAAAAGATGTTGCCAGCATTACTGAATGCAAGGTCACACTGCTCGTGTACTGTATTCCACATAAATCTGGAGTAAACAGAGAAAGGCGAGGCAAAACAGGTGAAACGCTTGTACTGGTACCTTCACTCGGCCTTTTCTTCATTTCTCGGGTGAAATCAGGCCTTTGTTTTATCAGGCGGCACGGCTGTCCAAGGAAGTCTGAAAGCCATGATGCAGCCTCATCCCCACAGTCGACAGTCTCCACCCTTGGGGAAGGAGGAAGATTATATTCAGGAGACCCCCGGGGGAAATCTACAGAGTTTTGATGCTGCTTACTATTTGCTGTGACATCTAATCGGAGAATCACTGGGtgaatggctttttttttaagcttgtgACTCGTCATGTGGGGATCTGTCAGAGGAGATTAATATCATCCAGTGctctattgtttgttttccccTAAAAATGGTAAGCAGCAGGAATTTCATAAGAAGCTGGGAGAGGAGGGCCTTATAATGCCATCCGCAAAGAAGGGGTAGCATAAAGAACGACACAGGTAGGGAGAGCGTTGACacgagagaaaaacaaagaacaaatgaCATGTGTCACAATATTTCCTGCAGCTCATGCTTTTCGGATGTCTCAAACGCTGCCAGCTCACCTGTCACCACAAACTTTACTGTGACACACCCTCGTGTGCGAATGATTGTTGTTTTCCAGGGGAACAGAAATGGTTTCCATCCCTGTAGGGCGAttgaagaaaaagcaaaacaaaaatcctCGTTGAAGTTTACGGCACAAAAATCGGACTAACTGAAATTTAgacatatattttaaaaatgtattcccAGTGAGCCATGGACTGAGTGTCTGACCTGGTGCCTGCAGGAGCAATTTGTTGGAGCGAATGTGGACTTGCGGGCGAATGAGACACAAACGTGGCTCCCTCTTCTGACTCAGGCAAACGCCGTTACCATTTACCACCATCCAGCCTCTGTCATACAGTAAACCCAGCGGGCCCACCGGCCAGTCGTGGACCTGCATGAAGAGCAGAGTCAAATCAAAACAGGTAGAGTGGAAGAAGGGGGAGGAGAGAAAAAGGTTAGAAAAGAAAGACGAGAGATAAGGCTGGGCTGTTCTCAAACCTCATACGCTCCACAAGATTTGATAGGATAGATGTATATGTTGGTCAGAGTATAAGCCACCCCATGGCTGTTTGAGTCTCTCAGTTGAAATCCCTTCAGTGATGCTTCTGTGGGCTTCTTTTCATCTCCTTTATATACTTCTCCATTAGTAATTTTGATTGAAGGAGATTCATTGGAGTCCTCTGACGCTGCAGCAGCTCTTTTTAACTCCTGTAGCCTCTCTTGGTCTACTCTGACGGGTTTCTCTACGAAGCACTCCGCCACAAAGTTCAGGAACTTTTGACAGTCTTCAAATGTTGACATGTAGCCGAAGGACACTCGAACAGATCCGGTCGGCTGGCCATCCACTATGTCGATGTTGTCTCCACAGACGTGGCCGGCCttgaagagaaaaagagagagagagagacgtttCATTCTACCTACGCATGCCCTTAACCGACTTTGAcaattttctctttctttcatctctCACCTGCAGGTTCCTCTTCACCCGCTGACTGGTGATCCCGAGGAAGGACTGACATGCCCCCGTGTTGCAGAAGCAACCCGTGCGCACGTGAATATTGTACAGGTTGGCCATTCTGTCGACCTGTGAGTGACAGAAATTATTTCACCTCCTttacataaacacacaattATTAGACTGTTATGAAATAGAAGTAAATTCTGTTTTCCACATGCACCTGTGAATAGCCAATTATCTGTCCATTTGAATCCATTAGGTTGAAGTTCAGGACTGCGCCCTGTGTGATTGGACTGTCAAACTGGCCTTCGGTGTATATGTGAGCCACTGGTCTCCCGTTGCCATGGCAAAGACTTGACAGCAGCATGTAAGTGTATCGTGCCAGGCCGAACGTGTGCTGCTGGATGTTGTGCATGCcccctgaagggaaaaagaaataaacgaAGGTTgagggttgttgtttttaacctgAGGCAGATTATAAACAACCCGCATACGCATCATGATTTCGCTATTAAACAGATTGAATGAATCGCCATGCTCTGGCAACAGTACCTGTGATTCTGTAAAGAGCTTCAAATGCGTGATTTAAGCCAATGATGTCCAAGAAGGACACAGTGCCATCTTCAAATCTTTATCGGGGAGAGAGAAAACATTGCGTTTTGAATACAGATGCTCACAACAGTGAGTTCTCAGAGACTATCTGGCCTTCGATGGGCTGTAAGAATGTTTTACCTGTCAGAAATATTTGCTGCCTGCACATAATAATCTTCTCCGGAAAGGTAAGctgctgctgtgcctcctccaaAATAAGTCTTTTTTAGTATGTCTGCTGCGTCGTTACGGACAAGAAGCGCCCCCAGACCTGTGGGGAAGCCAAATATCTTGTAGAAAGAGATAGGAATGAAATCAGCAGGGCAGTCCTGTAGGCTTAGAGGCGAACAACTGACATAAGAGGCTGCATCGAGCAACACAAACCAGCGGCCTTGGTGGGCGCACGCTGGGTAAAGGCGTCTCGCCTGGATGCCTTTCACATGGCTAAGGGGATACTTCCTCCCTGAGAAGTTGCTCTGTGCTGGGTAGCAGAAGAGGTGCGGTGTCTGGCAAATAACATCTTCAACTTGAGCTTCATCCTTTGCTCTGTTTTCCAATTCCTGCGGGGAGACGGGCTGGGTAACCAC
This is a stretch of genomic DNA from Maylandia zebra isolate NMK-2024a linkage group LG13, Mzebra_GT3a, whole genome shotgun sequence. It encodes these proteins:
- the mocos gene encoding molybdenum cofactor sulfurase, which codes for MAFHQLCTFETFQQVSGRYGYGENFRDVIEQEFTRIKGITYLDHAAATLYPESVLRDYCRDITSNLYGNPHSHNPSSRLTHDTVDRVRYRVLQHFNTTPEEYSVIFTSGCTAALKLVAESFPWRSHTESQAGSHFCYLTDSHTSVVGMRGLTSSRGVVTQPVSPQELENRAKDEAQVEDVICQTPHLFCYPAQSNFSGRKYPLSHVKGIQARRLYPACAHQGRWFVLLDAASYVSCSPLSLQDCPADFIPISFYKIFGFPTGLGALLVRNDAADILKKTYFGGGTAAAYLSGEDYYVQAANISDRFEDGTVSFLDIIGLNHAFEALYRITGGMHNIQQHTFGLARYTYMLLSSLCHGNGRPVAHIYTEGQFDSPITQGAVLNFNLMDSNGQIIGYSQVDRMANLYNIHVRTGCFCNTGACQSFLGITSQRVKRNLQAGHVCGDNIDIVDGQPTGSVRVSFGYMSTFEDCQKFLNFVAECFVEKPVRVDQERLQELKRAAAASEDSNESPSIKITNGEVYKGDEKKPTEASLKGFQLRDSNSHGVAYTLTNIYIYPIKSCGAYEVHDWPVGPLGLLYDRGWMVVNGNGVCLSQKREPRLCLIRPQVHIRSNKLLLQAPGMETISVPLENNNHSHTRVCHSKVCGDRVETVDCGDEAASWLSDFLGQPCRLIKQRPDFTREMKKRPSEAATSTSLSLVNEAQYLMISRASVELIQNLMSSRQDDSEGDQLLDTQSVISRFRANLVIAGVEPFEEDNWSHLVIGSTQFMVAGHCGRCHMVGIDQDTGSKTKEPLMSLSAYRSGKVTFGVYLTHQLTEGSTAAANVLSVGSLIQPKPNSS